The following are encoded in a window of Lichenicola cladoniae genomic DNA:
- a CDS encoding TonB-dependent receptor: MKHKVVFRSSLLSTTIIAIACFGDPPVSVAAEMPVVKEGKAIASPDKRSTPKAVRTAESSEEVSVVGTAHQSSGGGLLALSNSTKSSVTSTRAYILTQPATANPVRLIQLQPGAVAATQDPYGVEPGNLTVRGLNTNQIIFLFDGSPITNDGGFNATEAVDALNLEEVKLSPGSTNFDLPGSNGAAGTISMLLHNPSHQLGGMVNFTYGTNNSRQSFVRLETGDLGKSGIRGFVSYSNFFGDDWRSPGKIKRQHIDAKFIKDWRNGSETSFSATWTNLNYQLERPPTLAQYAAQGQDFNYDANYSAKDTNYYKFHQNVNDNIFLTLENKIVVSRAITVNFTPYLFYAKGLPGPGASVLSTSSAYYGTQKIQGLQLHTSSGAPTSSTLLYSSVPTKYVRPGVNANVNIDLDNHNRLTLGDWYAFTELSQSGQFNYVDASGSPGSLWGSKGSAVRLPNGQLYATSNVVSRLQTNNIYLGDHANYFGGRLAIEGGLKYEIFRASSFNRLPGATYNVTNNQTAPMPSFGVRYNLDNRSQVFFDAGDNTRTPDPSQITDAISSSTGKKTTTASRDQKIENSIVEELGYRYNDQYLAAQVSLFNYNFTNRQISTVVVQNGTMVTQYINGGGQTSRGVDVSIGSKPWHHLSLFASGEFLQATIDNNIADGADYLATTGRTATGSPKWTGNISLSYDDNHLFGNVQFHYFDSQYSTFTNDERLPSYKTVDMSLGYRLPPVGPVKNPTVQLNMINLANTHYLTGIYANQLTARSAKGIFGSTLAGTLPTYIVGSGFAAMVSVSASL; the protein is encoded by the coding sequence TTGAAACACAAAGTCGTCTTTCGGTCGTCCCTACTTTCAACAACGATCATCGCGATCGCGTGTTTCGGGGATCCCCCCGTTTCGGTTGCCGCGGAAATGCCCGTTGTGAAGGAAGGCAAGGCCATCGCCAGCCCTGATAAAAGGTCGACGCCCAAGGCTGTAAGAACAGCAGAAAGCTCCGAGGAAGTCTCCGTCGTCGGCACCGCGCATCAGTCGTCTGGCGGCGGTTTGCTCGCCTTGTCAAACTCCACCAAATCCTCGGTAACCTCGACCCGCGCCTACATCCTCACACAGCCGGCGACCGCCAACCCGGTGCGTCTCATCCAGCTGCAGCCGGGCGCTGTCGCCGCCACCCAGGATCCCTACGGCGTCGAGCCGGGAAACCTCACGGTCCGCGGCCTCAACACCAACCAAATCATCTTCCTCTTCGACGGATCGCCAATCACCAACGATGGCGGTTTCAACGCCACCGAAGCGGTTGACGCCCTCAACCTTGAGGAAGTCAAACTCAGCCCCGGCTCGACAAACTTTGACCTGCCCGGGTCGAATGGCGCTGCCGGGACCATCTCGATGTTGCTGCACAACCCGTCGCACCAGCTCGGCGGCATGGTGAACTTCACCTACGGCACCAACAACTCCCGCCAGAGCTTCGTGCGTCTGGAGACGGGTGACCTCGGCAAGAGTGGGATTCGAGGCTTCGTGTCCTATTCAAACTTTTTTGGCGACGACTGGCGCAGCCCCGGTAAGATCAAGCGGCAGCATATCGACGCGAAATTCATCAAGGATTGGCGTAACGGCAGCGAGACCTCGTTTTCCGCGACCTGGACCAACCTGAACTATCAGCTCGAGCGGCCGCCCACCCTTGCCCAGTACGCGGCGCAGGGCCAGGACTTCAACTATGACGCCAACTACTCCGCAAAGGACACAAACTATTACAAGTTTCACCAGAACGTAAACGACAACATCTTCCTCACGCTTGAGAACAAGATCGTCGTCAGCCGCGCAATCACGGTCAACTTCACGCCCTATTTGTTCTACGCCAAAGGGCTTCCGGGACCCGGTGCCAGCGTTCTTTCGACCAGCTCAGCCTATTACGGAACCCAGAAGATCCAGGGGCTCCAGCTCCACACCTCGAGCGGCGCGCCTACAAGCTCGACCCTGCTCTACTCCTCAGTGCCAACGAAATACGTGCGGCCCGGCGTCAATGCTAATGTCAATATCGATCTCGACAATCATAACCGCTTGACCTTAGGGGACTGGTACGCCTTCACCGAGCTGTCGCAGTCTGGCCAGTTCAACTATGTCGACGCGTCGGGCTCTCCCGGCAGTCTTTGGGGCTCCAAGGGCAGCGCGGTCCGTCTGCCGAACGGTCAGCTCTACGCCACCAGCAACGTCGTCAGTCGGCTACAGACTAACAACATCTATCTCGGTGACCACGCCAATTACTTTGGTGGCCGCTTGGCAATCGAAGGCGGTTTGAAATACGAGATCTTCAGAGCGTCGAGCTTCAACCGGCTGCCGGGCGCGACCTACAACGTCACTAACAACCAGACCGCGCCAATGCCGAGCTTTGGGGTCCGCTACAACCTCGACAACCGCAGCCAGGTCTTCTTCGACGCCGGGGACAACACCCGCACGCCCGATCCCAGCCAGATTACAGACGCGATCTCCTCCTCCACCGGCAAGAAAACCACAACAGCATCGCGTGACCAGAAAATCGAGAACTCGATCGTTGAGGAGCTCGGCTACCGCTACAACGACCAGTACCTCGCAGCCCAGGTCTCCCTGTTCAACTACAATTTCACTAACCGGCAGATTTCGACGGTCGTCGTCCAGAACGGCACAATGGTCACGCAGTATATCAATGGTGGCGGCCAGACCAGCCGAGGCGTCGACGTCTCGATCGGCTCCAAGCCGTGGCACCATCTCTCGCTATTTGCGTCGGGCGAGTTCCTGCAGGCGACCATCGACAACAACATCGCCGACGGTGCTGACTATCTCGCCACCACTGGCCGCACCGCGACCGGGTCTCCAAAATGGACCGGCAACATCAGCCTGAGCTACGACGACAACCACCTGTTCGGAAACGTGCAGTTCCATTATTTCGACTCGCAGTACTCGACCTTTACCAATGACGAGAGACTGCCCTCCTACAAGACTGTCGACATGTCACTCGGCTATCGCCTGCCCCCGGTAGGTCCGGTCAAGAACCCGACGGTTCAGCTTAACATGATCAACCTTGCCAACACCCACTATCTTACCGGCATCTATGCCAATCAGCTGACGGCGCGATCCGCAAAGGGTATTTTCGGGTCAACCCTCGCCGGCACGCTGCCGACCTATATCGTTGGAAGCGGCTTTGCGGCCATGGTATCGGTGTCCGCTTCCCTGTAA
- a CDS encoding N-carbamoyl-D-amino-acid hydrolase yields MTRVIRIAAAQMGPTQRDDTRARTLGRLIVLLEQAAEAGAQLVVFPELALTTFFPRWMLEDAELSAQFEDAMPNPGIQPLFDRARALKIGFYLGYAERTSDGERFNSAVFVDSEGTIVGHYRKVHLPGSVEPIPDARYQQLEKRYFQYGDRGFKTFRGNKKLGGAIVGMLICNDRRWPEAWRCLALQGMELLCVGYNSAAYDPNGGDTESEELRTFHSTLVAQANAYMNACWAVAVAKAGNEDGAGLIGGSCIVDPNGRIVAAAKTVADEVIIADCDLDLCKQGKKKMFNFDAHRRPQWYSRIVEMGAAAPIDGDI; encoded by the coding sequence ATGACCAGAGTGATACGAATTGCAGCGGCCCAGATGGGCCCGACGCAGCGCGATGACACGCGCGCGCGCACTCTCGGCCGTCTTATTGTCTTGCTGGAACAGGCAGCGGAGGCGGGCGCGCAGCTGGTCGTGTTCCCGGAACTGGCGCTGACGACGTTTTTTCCACGCTGGATGCTGGAAGATGCCGAGCTGTCTGCGCAGTTCGAGGACGCAATGCCGAACCCCGGGATACAGCCGCTATTCGACCGGGCGCGCGCGCTGAAGATCGGCTTCTATCTTGGCTACGCGGAGCGGACTTCGGATGGGGAGCGGTTCAACAGCGCCGTTTTTGTCGACAGCGAGGGCACGATCGTTGGCCACTACCGCAAGGTTCACCTTCCCGGTTCGGTGGAGCCAATCCCTGACGCTCGGTATCAACAGCTGGAGAAGCGTTATTTCCAGTACGGCGATCGTGGTTTCAAGACGTTCCGAGGAAACAAGAAACTTGGCGGCGCGATCGTCGGTATGCTTATCTGTAACGACCGGCGCTGGCCGGAGGCGTGGCGCTGCCTGGCGCTGCAGGGTATGGAATTGCTATGCGTCGGGTACAATTCCGCAGCCTATGATCCGAATGGCGGCGACACCGAGTCTGAGGAGCTGCGGACGTTCCACTCGACCCTGGTGGCGCAGGCGAATGCCTACATGAACGCGTGCTGGGCGGTTGCGGTCGCCAAGGCCGGCAACGAGGACGGAGCCGGGCTAATCGGTGGGTCGTGCATAGTCGATCCGAATGGCAGGATCGTCGCCGCTGCCAAGACTGTTGCCGATGAAGTGATTATCGCAGATTGCGATCTCGATCTGTGCAAGCAGGGAAAGAAGAAGATGTTCAACTTCGATGCCCATCGGCGCCCGCAATGGTATAGCAGGATCGTGGAGATGGGCGCCGCGGCGCCCATCGACGGCGACATCTAG
- a CDS encoding aspartate/glutamate racemase family protein, which produces MPGGRILIVNPNSSARVTAVIDRALEPLRRTTSMRIEVVGNPSGPPGIALQADADSVAPFVQDTVGQSDALACVIACFSDPGLHGAREASAGRIVLGCGESGILHAMMSGDRFGIISLSESSTQRQRRMVRTMGVASRYAGSVSLSATAEDVTSPAMFEAMAGAGDELVRQGANVVVMGCAGMAHCRDALERRLGVIVIDPVDSAVAMAIGLCCLKGSRVHGDAA; this is translated from the coding sequence ATGCCGGGCGGCCGCATCCTGATCGTCAATCCGAACAGCTCCGCGCGCGTGACCGCGGTCATCGACCGAGCCCTTGAACCGCTGCGACGGACGACGTCAATGCGGATCGAGGTGGTGGGCAACCCGTCGGGACCGCCCGGCATCGCGTTACAGGCGGATGCGGACTCGGTGGCGCCGTTCGTGCAGGACACGGTAGGGCAGTCGGACGCTCTCGCATGCGTCATCGCCTGTTTCAGTGATCCCGGTCTGCATGGTGCCCGCGAGGCATCGGCGGGCAGGATCGTGCTCGGCTGCGGCGAAAGTGGGATTTTGCATGCGATGATGTCTGGAGATCGATTTGGCATAATCTCGCTGTCTGAGTCGTCGACGCAGCGACAGCGGCGCATGGTCAGGACCATGGGCGTTGCGTCCCGTTACGCCGGTAGTGTTTCCCTTTCGGCAACCGCGGAAGATGTGACGTCGCCGGCGATGTTTGAGGCGATGGCCGGCGCGGGGGATGAGCTGGTCCGACAGGGTGCGAATGTCGTTGTCATGGGCTGCGCCGGCATGGCCCATTGCCGTGATGCGCTCGAACGCCGGCTCGGCGTCATCGTGATCGATCCCGTCGATTCGGCCGTGGCGATGGCGATCGGCCTTTGCTGCCTGAAAGGCTCCCGGGTTCATGGCGACGCAGCCTAA